The Bombyx mori chromosome 4, ASM3026992v2 region tgggatataagttctaaggtctcagtatagttacaacggctgccccaccctttaacccgaaacgcattactgctttatgcaGGGAGAGGtctatgtctagcagtggatAATTGTGGGCCGGTGATAATGATTGACAGTACTCAATACTGTACTGCAATAAGTTACGTTTTGTAGcagattttttaatatatctGTAATGTTATTTTTCAGAGCATTGTTGCTATAATTGCAGCGCATTTTATTTGTTGGGCGCCTATAGTGTTTATTAGAGGACTTGTTATCATTTCACAATTATTAAACATAAACCCGATGGTGTATCTCTGCGCTGACTGGATTTCATGGGCTATGTGGATGCATTGGgtgaataaattttcattttttttgtttggtgaATGAATGAATTCACAGCTCTTCTAGTGGGTACTAATTATCAAAGCCCTCAATTTGTGTTCACGAGCGACTTTCTGTTATAATGTAGCAGATTCCGTGTtcttttattatcaaaatattttatgtactcTGTTTTCTTTagtcaatttaaattaattgttcaaatttttttaaatgtctttaCTTTTGTGGTAGCCGTAAGTGCATTTTCATAGGTgctgtatttatatattttatgtcaTGAATTTATGTTGATATCGATTAAAAACTAAGAAACGCTACAATGCGTGGTCATGTACATGAAAACATGCACTATAGTTTGTTAGAAATGATACctagaaaaaattatatttgaagtcgtcgtggcctaacggataagacgtccgatgtattcgtattacgcgatgcgccggtgttcgaatctcaggcgggtaccaatttttctaatgaaatatgtactcaagaaatgttcacgattgacttccacggtgaaggaataacattgtgtaataaaaatgaaacccgcaaaattataatttgcgtaattactggtggtaggacctcttgtgagtccgcgcgggtgggtaccaccaccctgcctatttctgccgtgaagcagtaatgcgtttcggtttgaagggtggggcagccgttgtaactataccttagaacttatatctcaaggtgggtggcgcatttacgtcgtaaatgtttatgggctccagtaaccacttaacaccaggtgggctgtgagctcgtccactcatctagcaataaaaaaaaaagaacagtatTTATTTACATCGCTCTCGGTTTTCAATCTTTGTTTACGaaactaaaatttaatgatGTGATCTTGTTTTAGATTGCGCCTGCCGTATCCGTCATAACATTATTCGCAACGAATGATCGTATTTGCTATTATTCGTATGGTGTGTTCGTTAGTTCTAAGCCCGATGACGACGGTAAAGAAAAGGAacattaataatatgttgttttccCAAAATAAAAAGTCTTGTAAGTTGCATAGTACATGAGTTCTTTATATTCATTGTTTTGATGACATTATGCAATTGGTTTATTGAGATGGACATCACAAAATCGTCATgcacaatataattttatagcCAAAATTAAATAGGAGACTGTTTTAGactattttatttgtgtttcttCCTTCGATCAATATCGATTAAATTTAGCAgaacaattataataattatttgctttttctaaattttagcTAAAATTCCAATTAGTTTATTCAATATTCCAAATTTTAAGAATAAGAAGAAACGGGTAACGACATACACGACACTGAAACAAATgatcattttaaatatgtttataattatatagacAGGTATAGTGACTATATATATTAACATCAATTTCAGTGAAATCGCATCACATGCGATCGCAAGAATGCCaacaataatgtaataaaaagacAAGATTTGTACGAAGAATATCAGCGTAATTGCAGACATAAAAATCGTTCCTACATAGTTTTATCTAATTCAGTCGATTGTTCAAATAGTATACAATAATATGTTAAAGATAGATATTATACTGTTACTGTGGCAAATAAAGATCCGTCCTACGAAACAATTATCTCCCTACATGAACACAACATGGAAGATATCGCTATTCGCTGAgaaaatatacgtaaaaaatttaagagaagaaagtaattgtttttcttaaatttataataatatattacacaatttttctaagaTCACAAAGCAAACAATGCTTTATTAACTAAGATGTAGTCACATCTAGACACGATTGGTCCGCAATAAGGCTAAGTTTTATGGAGCGTTACACAGAATATCAGCAATAAATCTCCATTAGTCTAACCCAATTATAGCTTACATAGATTATAAATTGAGGTATTCATTAGGTATTATACCAACTTCATATTTCCAAAAATCCCCAACATAAAGCACATAGTTAACCCATTACTATATAAAACTATTTCTTTGTTTTGTGATTCTAAATCTTTTGTGTCACAACTATATCTCATAATTTTATATCTCATATCATCATCAGTTATTTTAGAAAGTAAAACGAAATTTATATTGCACCTTTTAAATACTATAATCCTACTTATTTACAAAAACGCAATGCCGAAATCTTTGGAATGGTTTTCATGATTTTCGTCGCAGCACTCATCGCATTCATCCATCGTAAAGTCTTCATATTTGATAATTTCATTCTCGTTCACATAAAATGTATGATTTTTCCCTGTTATCTCTGCCTCGTATACCCTGTGCATGAAGGTATCCTCTGTAGAGCCGGTAGAGGACGGCGTAGAGGGACTGTTGAGAACGATAACTGGATTATCGCGTCTCATCCCTCTCGGTCCATCCTGCTATATCTGTTGCAAAGCAGTCGCTTGACCCCATTGCTTATTGCTTTGGCGCCTATTTATCATTGGAATGAAGAATAATATCAAACCGCTCAGCGATATAGTTCCTCCTGCTACATAAAATGCTGGACCATAGGACTGTGTTGCATCGTACAACCGACCTGAAAAATATTGTATCGATGTAAATTCATACAAAAAGTTAATGCAACAGTAAAACAAGAACGGATGTTCTTGATAATGGAACACATGTTCGGATGTgatgtatatatgtacatgtatttttagcCAAACAAGTCTTATGGAGAAGAGAAAGTAAATATCACACGCAGAAAGAGCCAGGGCGCAGTGCTTCTATCTTGCGTGACGATTTATGCTAGTCGTACCTCTACAGTAAGTTAGCGTAAAAACTGATTCCCAAAAGATTCCCTAAGATTCCCATAACTAATGGTAGAAATTAATTGAGGTTTTACCTGCTAGTGGAGGTCCAATTAAAGAAGCGACTCCTTGAAACAACAGCAGTAGCCCAAAAGCATTTGTGAGTTTTTCAAGGCCCAGTAGATCGACTAGTACCACCGAAGTGAGGCCTACATATGCACCAATAGTAAATCCAAATACAGTGGCATATAACGCCAGACCCCAAAATTCCCAACAAATCATAGCCATTGCTGTACCTGAAAAAGAAATGTTAGTAATAAAGACATctacatgattttttttcaacTGACCACTGCAGTATTTTGATCATACTCACTAATGCCAGCGATAGTTAATGACAAATTGTAAGCCATCAATCGATTTACCCAGGGCTTGTCACTGATAAAACCAAGAATAATTCTTCCGATCAAATTTGAAGCTCCAATTATTGAAATCAGAAACGCCGGGTTCTCTATGCCCATGCTTTTACTCATCGGCACCGTGTACACATACGGTATATAGAATCCAATACTGGTCAAAAAGTTAGAAAttgcgaataaaataaatataggatCCACCAACAATGAAAAGTCTAACATTTCTGATAAGATTGACTTCGATTCCGCCGGAGCAATAACTCTTTCGGGCGAAGGAGCCCTAAATCTGGCAAGACTCGTCATGCTTCCCTGATACAAAACGTCAGGTCTATTCATTATTCCGCTTCCGTGCCGAGAGTGTGGCTGTTTTGGTTCATGATGTTTATTTAAAGCGGGCTGCGATAGTGTCAATCTGGCGACATC contains the following coding sequences:
- the LOC101744427 gene encoding monocarboxylate transporter 12, translating into MSLSASKNSKNENTEIEDSREGSESPAPPPDGGWGWMVVFASFMIHIVTDGMTYSFGVFYTEFLIYFQEGSYKTAWIVSILVGVTLSSGPISSSFVNRWGCQLVTVAGAILSSVCVVASAFAGNVLTLIFTIGVGAGFGFGLIYLPAIVSVTVWFERYRSLATGIAVCGSGLGTFLFAPITSVLISNYGWRGAMVIIGGLILNCIPLGLMFRPVPERPRTPVTEPMLQKQNKSPLKKSQSTEQIVRANGKTDNGDVARLTLSQPALNKHHEPKQPHSRHGSGIMNRPDVLYQGSMTSLARFRAPSPERVIAPAESKSILSEMLDFSLLVDPIFILFAISNFLTSIGFYIPYVYTVPMSKSMGIENPAFLISIIGASNLIGRIILGFISDKPWVNRLMAYNLSLTIAGISTAMAMICWEFWGLALYATVFGFTIGAYVGLTSVVLVDLLGLEKLTNAFGLLLLFQGVASLIGPPLAGRLYDATQSYGPAFYVAGGTISLSGLILFFIPMINRRQSNKQWGQATALQQI